From Tiliqua scincoides isolate rTilSci1 unplaced genomic scaffold, rTilSci1.hap2 HAP2_SCAFFOLD_93, whole genome shotgun sequence:
taggatagcagcctcagagCTGCTACTCAGGACAGCAgcctcaggcatgtctactcagaagtcagtcccattctagtcaatggggcttactcccaggtcagtgtggatagaatGGCAGCCTTAGGGCCAAGGCAGGTCTGCTCAGGACTAAGTCCcccaatagtcaatggggcttactcccaggtaagtgtagacaggactgcagcctcagagcccaatcccaggcatgtctactcagaagtaagtcccccaatagtcaatggggcttactcccaggtaagtttagataggactgcagcttcagagcccaatcctaggcatgtctactcagaagtaagtcccccaatagtcaatgggacttactcccacaaaagtgtggctaggattgcaatctcaggctgcgcactgacctgggagtaagctccaccgagcccaacgggacttacttccgagtagacctgcctaggctggTGCAGTCACTACCACcgcctaacccccccccccgcttgcgaTCCCTTTGCGCTCAGCTTTCTTGGGGCGGTGAGTTCCGACGGCGGCTCCGCCgcgcttactcccgagtaggaggccggggctgctgcaggcaggcaaGCCGGCGCACGCGTTCCCGGGGAGGAAAGCGCGGATCGGGCGCGGGGAGGGCTTGCAAGCGAGTCGGCCGGGcgtgaggggggggggctgctcgcGTGCAAGGCCAGCGTGCGCTGCAGCGCGTCTACTCGCGAGTGAGGGCTCCTGCGCGAGCGAAGGGGGTGCCTTGCAAGGGGCCCGGTGCTGGGATCGGGGCCGATCCCCCCTCCGGCTGCCGGGCAGGGCCCGCCCTGCTCGCGCACCAGCGTCGGAGCGACTTCGGAGTGACTCCGGCTGTGCCGTTCCGGGTCGGAGGCTGGAAGATGGCAGCGCCCTTGGAGCTCTTCTGCTGGGCCCCCGGCTGGGGGCTGCCCTCGGTGGACCCCGATTGCCTGGCCGTGCTGGTGAGCCGGGGGGGGCGCGGGACCCTCTCCGGGGACCCCCCAAAGCGCCTTTACGCACCACCTGCCCTTTGAAAGGGAGCCAGGGCAAGAGCTGCAAGGGGGTTGCCAACTGCTCCCCGCCCAGCCTGCTCCTCTGCCTCTTGGGCCAGCCCCACGCCTCTTTGAAAGGAGCAGAGTCAGGGTGTGCAGTTGGCAACCCTGCCCCTTGGGGCCCCCCTCAGATTGATTTGAAGGCATGAGCAGgctcagaatgtgtgtgtgtgaggggtggTTGCCAGCTTTTGCTTGCCGAGCCTGCCCCTGTGCTTCTTGGGAGCAGGTCAGGCACAATTCCAGGCTTGGCCCTGCTGAGCCACCCTCTCCTTACAGCAGCTTCAAAGCGTTGGGCGGCTGCCTGTTTCTAAACACAGGAGCAGGGTTAGTCTTTGCCGTTGGCAACCCTGCTCTTGGCGCCTGGAGATTTATTTGAATGCATGAAGCTGGGCTCAGTGTGTGTGGTGGTTGCCAACTTTTGCCTGCTGAGCCTGCTCCTGTGACTCTCTGGAACAGGTCAGGCACATTGCCAGGCTTTGCCTGCCTAGTCCCCATTGCCGTACTGCAGCTTCATGCATTAGATATCTGCCTGTCTGAAAGCACAGAAGCAGAGTCAGTATGTGCAGTTGGCAACCCTGCCCTGGAGGCATGGGCATGGGATTTATTTGAAGGCATGGGCTCAGTGTGTGCCTTGATTCGAGTTGCTCAGTCTTGTCCTCACTGTCTGGCTTTTAGTTCCTAAGGTTCCCCCCCACCTCACCTGGCAAGGCTGCCAGAAATTGACCCATAAATGGGGGTTTGGACCCTCTAAGCTTACGGTTTTACACTGGTGATGGTTTTTGTTGACAACCATTGTGGCCAGGAATTAGCAGGCCAATATAACATCATGGCAACCTTTCTGAGAGATACAGTTGCCAACTTTTACCCTTTTTCCTGTGTTTCCCTTAAAACAGGCCAGGCAGGGAGCATTCCTCCTCCTTTGGTTCATGCTTGGCTCCTCCCTGAAAAGACACAGGAGCAGGGCCATtgaaaaaagttggcaatcctagCCTTACTATCAGCATTTTACACACCAccattagcaaaaaaaaaaaaaaaaccttcagagAAGGCAGAAGAGATTGAGCTGTGATTTTCCCGGCCgttggttctcaaaccttttggcacggggacccactttttagtctgttgggacccaccagaagtgatgtcattaacctgaaagtgatgtcatggccggaagtgaaaCCAGTTACCACTTTTTTGTGTTTAGATGTTGGCTTCTCTTTCAAGGTAACCAAAAAGATTTTAGCGTTCCAGTTTGCTGGGGGGGTTGGGGGAGAAGAGAGGTAGGAAAAATCTCTGAATCAATTTGTGGTTTGGATTGTGGTTCACACCCCCCTCTGATGTCAAATTTACTTCCCCCTTTTCTCCAGACTTATGCCCGTTTTACAGGAGCTCCTCTGAAGGTCCACAAAATCACAAATCCTTGGCGAAGCCCCTCAGGTAACCAAACATTTTGGCGAGATGGAGTTGGGAGGCTGTCGGGCTGCGAGCGCGGACAGGATGACAACAGTTCATTCTGGACTGGGTGCTGAGTGACGGGCCATGCTCACTGCAGTGTAAAATCCAATGGAGAAGATGAAatcctggcttttaaaaaaggaaatgggtttctagtcctcaaggtGGCTGAGAAAATGGGGACGATGCCAGGGTGGGGTGGAATGAGATGAGATACTGCTGGTCACTCCCGGTCCAAAAGATGGGAGAGCCAGGACGGTGTAGTGGTTCAGATTtgaacttggaagatccaggttcaaatccctgctcagccctgaaAATAGGTAAATCAGATGCATAGGGCTGGGGAAGATTTGCAGGGGACTCTACTTGTTGCTTCATAAGATCTAGGGCTGAGCCTCAACACCCATGGGTTCTGGTTCTAAGCTGTAGTTAGTGAGCTTGAGCACTGAGCAGTATGTATAGTTGGGGGGGCAGTGCAATGGGGAACACTgcctgacaccccctcccccacaggttCTATAGGTGCTAAATGGGAACACACACCTTCTTCTAGCTTGATTGCATGAGTTTTGCAAACACGGAAGTGCAGGACTTACGGCTTTATTTGAAGCAGTGTCCTTCAACCTTGGGGGTCGGgacagttgtggggttgtggcaacttaggttgaagaccactgaactacagccccacCGGGCAAagggcatctggtgtaccccttcaggtacccgGAGATGGTGTCCCAATCCTGCTGGGGTTCTTAGCAATTGGGCTAAAATAGCTTTCGCTAGGGTTTGGGGCCAGGGTGtctcccagctctacctggagatgatTCCATGGgtcgaacctgggaccttctgcatacaaaacaggGGTTCTGCCACTGAATTACagtctgctgggggaggggggaaggtccATCTTCCCCTGGAtcaggggacccccccccccacatgtcccAAGTGGGAAAGCCAACCCTACAGTTTTTAGGGGAGAATTTTGCTGTAAAATCCCCAGTGTAAATTGGGGGTCGGTCATCATCCCAGCTCTGCTCTGCTTTTCCAGGGACCCTCCCGGCACTCAAGTCGACGGATGAGGGCATCATCT
This genomic window contains:
- the LOC136636136 gene encoding metaxin-1-like encodes the protein MAAPLELFCWAPGWGLPSVDPDCLAVLTYARFTGAPLKVHKITNPWRSPSGTLPALKSTDEGIISNPQQIITYLRKQKFNADYDLSARQAADTLAFVSLLQEKLLPVL